In the genome of Saprospira sp. CCB-QB6, one region contains:
- a CDS encoding RDD family protein encodes MNKKVELSTRLMTFVLDSLLIIVLSSISLNLLAEISPQLSEFYRQDYWLYWWIIQLATALGYHYVAWSIWQASPMQHFLKLKLVDANEKNLSTLQFLFRLLFKTIIINTPLILTVSNYNYFLLSGLIYLGILLIASKIIYESPKGQMIHGILTDSHLIYLPEKTSSN; translated from the coding sequence ATGAATAAAAAAGTTGAACTTAGTACCCGCCTGATGACTTTTGTTCTAGATAGTCTCCTCATCATTGTTCTTTCCTCCATTAGCCTCAACCTCCTGGCTGAAATTAGTCCTCAACTATCAGAATTCTACCGTCAAGACTACTGGCTCTACTGGTGGATCATCCAACTTGCCACAGCCCTAGGCTACCATTATGTGGCTTGGTCTATCTGGCAGGCTAGCCCTATGCAACATTTTTTAAAGCTGAAATTAGTCGATGCTAACGAGAAAAACTTATCGACCCTACAATTCCTTTTTCGGCTATTATTTAAAACCATTATCATCAATACCCCACTCATCCTCACGGTTTCTAATTACAATTATTTTCTGCTTTCTGGCCTTATTTACCTAGGTATTCTCCTCATCGCTAGCAAAATAATTTATGAAAGTCCCAAAGGACAAATGATTCACGGTATCCTGACCGATAGCCATCTTATTTATTTGCCTGAGAAGACAAGCAGCAACTAA
- a CDS encoding RDD family protein has translation MNKKVDITPRLMTFTIDSLVIIVFSFILIGILEQIRLFPYTSVGQQIQELLPQKDFLYWWCLQLAIALSYHYVAWSVWNASPAQRIARLKLVDAQGENLSFFRFLARLLLKAAIINIPLFLFIYDRDFFILSSLIYLGTLIIASKMIYENPKGQMFHDLLTNSHFVYLPEKKKR, from the coding sequence ATGAATAAAAAAGTAGATATTACCCCCCGCCTAATGACTTTTACGATAGACAGCCTTGTTATTATCGTTTTTTCTTTCATCCTTATTGGCATCTTAGAACAAATTCGTCTTTTTCCCTATACCTCAGTTGGACAGCAAATTCAGGAATTGCTTCCCCAAAAGGACTTCCTCTATTGGTGGTGCCTTCAGCTTGCCATCGCCCTAAGCTACCATTATGTAGCTTGGTCTGTTTGGAATGCCAGCCCTGCACAACGTATCGCTCGACTCAAATTGGTGGATGCCCAAGGAGAAAATTTATCTTTCTTTCGCTTTCTTGCCCGCCTGCTCCTCAAAGCAGCCATTATCAATATTCCCCTCTTTCTATTTATTTATGATCGCGACTTTTTTATACTCTCAAGCCTTATCTATTTGGGTACTCTCATCATTGCTAGCAAAATGATTTATGAAAATCCCAAAGGACAAATGTTTCATGACCTACTGACCAATAGCCATTTTGTCTATTTGCCCGAGAAGAAAAAGCGATAA
- a CDS encoding RDD family protein: MGQTETNFNTPNMAKKTLTPPPHFGRRILALGIDTAIHLAVIVGLLISMKEIPFIAKMMDKLLEIWGGTPDGSHFTFALGFFIAFSLAYQYMGLRSSWRATFGQHLLGLYWQPLNKEASPTLSWGSIHIHIWSKIFFLLLPLSFVLFLEDGFFLAVGLYYLMALSLFYNAARHTELGQLALERWSGWTLEKQEKQPKVSLEKLEQDFWAEETAEERLKERQNKS; this comes from the coding sequence ATGGGCCAAACAGAAACTAATTTCAACACACCCAATATGGCTAAAAAAACCTTAACACCTCCCCCCCATTTTGGCCGACGCATCTTGGCCCTTGGCATAGATACCGCCATTCACCTAGCCGTGATTGTTGGCTTACTTATTAGTATGAAGGAAATTCCGTTTATCGCCAAAATGATGGATAAACTGCTGGAAATTTGGGGTGGCACCCCCGATGGCAGCCACTTCACCTTTGCCCTCGGCTTTTTTATTGCCTTTAGCCTAGCCTACCAATATATGGGCCTGCGCTCTAGCTGGCGAGCTACCTTTGGCCAACACTTACTGGGGCTTTATTGGCAGCCTCTAAACAAAGAAGCCAGTCCCACCCTATCTTGGGGCAGTATTCACATTCATATCTGGAGCAAAATATTTTTTCTTCTTCTTCCCCTTAGCTTTGTCCTCTTTCTAGAAGATGGCTTCTTTTTGGCGGTAGGACTTTACTACCTCATGGCATTAAGCCTCTTTTATAATGCCGCTCGACATACCGAATTAGGACAACTAGCCTTAGAACGCTGGTCGGGCTGGACGCTTGAAAAGCAGGAAAAGCAACCCAAAGTCTCTCTCGAAAAGCTAGAGCAAGACTTCTGGGCAGAAGAAACGGCTGAAGAACGACTCAAGGAACGTCAAAATAAATCCTAA
- a CDS encoding T9SS type A sorting domain-containing protein, protein MKRFYLSISYLFLSVLLFGQWRDTGADLMLQGLVNLSADGQTLAVKENQVVSIYHWTNTAGWILGAERLIDPTTTDLSSMVLSPDGQTVALQCFRTDSLGRPTAYVKIYSWDGQHWQQKGSDIQENSHFDGSLSFGSAIAMSADGESLVIGAGLQYQFYEAVGMVYSYHWKNNDWQLVQPVFEGAYYGGQYGRSVGMSADGQYLAILGGYFNRHTKYVDVFRWSGLYWEPAYSTSSRYSLVGSMSLTFAASGTHLIMAQPEGATPTSYGSPRGIYPGRVDVYQFDGNQVEIKGEQIKGPESTSLLGKRTAISADGNIIVIAAPESDTAGRHSGYINSYVWCNEQWEENAAIIKGTANSKIGETLVLSADGRRMVFSDKSCNCLKTYDLPTWSNCPPQNIDDQEETVEFKISKRLYPNPNQGHFYIQMAKEQAATIRIYNMTGQLVYEKASPESSLHEVDFQADTGVYFVEIEQNGEKERFKFIHHGK, encoded by the coding sequence ATGAAACGATTTTACCTATCTATAAGCTATCTATTCTTATCGGTCTTATTATTTGGGCAATGGCGAGATACAGGAGCTGACTTGATGCTGCAAGGGCTTGTAAACTTATCTGCTGATGGGCAAACCTTAGCGGTAAAAGAAAACCAAGTTGTTAGTATTTACCATTGGACAAATACTGCTGGATGGATTTTAGGAGCAGAACGGCTTATAGATCCAACAACAACTGATTTGAGTTCAATGGTTTTGAGTCCAGACGGGCAAACTGTTGCCCTACAATGTTTTCGTACAGATAGTCTAGGACGGCCAACAGCTTATGTTAAAATTTATAGTTGGGATGGTCAGCATTGGCAACAAAAAGGGAGTGATATTCAAGAGAACTCTCATTTTGATGGGAGTCTCAGTTTTGGGTCGGCCATAGCGATGAGCGCAGATGGAGAAAGCTTAGTTATTGGTGCGGGGCTGCAATACCAGTTCTATGAGGCAGTTGGGATGGTCTACAGTTATCATTGGAAAAACAACGACTGGCAGTTAGTTCAACCTGTTTTTGAGGGGGCATATTACGGTGGTCAATATGGTAGAAGTGTGGGAATGAGTGCAGATGGTCAGTATTTAGCAATTTTAGGGGGGTATTTCAACCGACACACAAAATACGTAGATGTGTTTCGCTGGAGTGGTTTATATTGGGAACCTGCATACTCGACAAGCAGCCGTTATAGTTTAGTTGGTTCAATGTCTCTCACCTTTGCGGCTAGTGGAACTCATCTTATTATGGCACAGCCAGAGGGGGCTACGCCCACCTCTTATGGTTCTCCCCGAGGTATCTATCCTGGTCGGGTTGACGTCTATCAATTTGATGGGAATCAGGTAGAAATTAAAGGGGAGCAAATCAAAGGCCCTGAAAGTACTAGTTTATTGGGAAAACGCACTGCTATTAGCGCTGATGGGAATATCATTGTAATTGCTGCGCCAGAAAGTGATACCGCTGGTCGTCATTCTGGCTACATCAATAGTTACGTTTGGTGTAATGAGCAATGGGAAGAAAATGCAGCAATAATTAAGGGGACAGCCAACAGCAAAATTGGGGAGACCCTTGTCCTTTCAGCAGATGGAAGACGAATGGTTTTTAGTGATAAATCTTGCAACTGTTTAAAAACCTATGATCTTCCAACTTGGAGCAATTGTCCACCCCAAAACATTGATGATCAGGAAGAAACAGTTGAATTTAAAATATCTAAGCGTCTCTATCCCAACCCCAACCAAGGCCATTTTTACATACAGATGGCAAAAGAGCAAGCTGCAACTATTCGGATTTATAATATGACCGGACAATTGGTTTATGAAAAAGCCAGCCCAGAAAGTAGCTTACATGAGGTCGATTTTCAGGCAGATACGGGTGTCTACTTTGTAGAAATTGAACAAAATGGAGAAAAAGAACGCTTTAAGTTTATCCATCATGGAAAATAG
- a CDS encoding 3-deoxy-D-manno-octulosonic acid transferase: protein MALFFYRLGLWAYQLALQLASPFVSKAKLWTQGRQNWRKKYAEQLAQLPPNKKRYWFHAASLGEFEQGRPLLEALRTQEPEALILLSFFSPSGYEKQKNYALADWVGYLPMDGPKNAKDFIALLAPNQAFFVRYEFWYYYLKVLSEKNIPSYLVSANFWPALPFFKPWGSLFRKMLAQYQQIFVQDEYSKKLLASIDCPAIVTGDTRLDRVLRIRQEAKNFPLVQKFKGENKLWVLGSSWPADEKICLPFYLDQLQYQNWKLLIAPHEIGEERIRNLLHSLPKGLAVRYSSLSEKELSGQEKILIIDNIGMLSSLYRYANLAYVGGGFGKGIHNTLEPAVYQIPVFFGPNHKKFVEATDLINLGLAQAIRSQEELATAFKGLNYELLAQKAEQYIAAQAGASQKILDYLKQSTE from the coding sequence ATGGCGCTTTTCTTCTATCGCTTGGGACTCTGGGCTTATCAACTTGCCCTGCAGCTTGCTAGCCCTTTTGTCTCCAAGGCCAAACTATGGACCCAAGGCCGCCAAAATTGGCGAAAAAAATATGCGGAACAATTGGCCCAACTCCCCCCAAATAAAAAGCGCTATTGGTTTCATGCCGCTTCCTTAGGGGAGTTTGAACAAGGCCGCCCGCTATTAGAAGCCCTGCGCACCCAAGAACCCGAAGCGCTCATTTTGCTTAGCTTTTTTTCGCCTTCGGGCTATGAAAAACAAAAAAATTACGCCCTCGCCGATTGGGTGGGCTACCTGCCCATGGATGGACCAAAAAATGCCAAAGATTTTATTGCCCTTTTGGCGCCAAATCAAGCCTTTTTTGTGCGCTATGAGTTCTGGTATTACTACCTGAAGGTACTAAGCGAAAAAAATATTCCCTCCTATTTGGTCTCCGCTAATTTTTGGCCTGCCCTCCCATTTTTTAAGCCTTGGGGCAGCTTATTTAGAAAAATGTTGGCCCAATATCAGCAGATTTTTGTACAAGATGAATATTCTAAAAAATTGTTGGCTAGCATTGATTGTCCCGCTATTGTTACTGGCGATACCCGCCTAGATCGAGTTTTGCGAATTCGCCAAGAGGCTAAAAACTTTCCCCTAGTCCAAAAATTCAAAGGCGAAAATAAATTGTGGGTCCTGGGCAGCAGCTGGCCCGCTGACGAAAAAATTTGCCTGCCTTTTTATCTGGACCAATTGCAATACCAAAACTGGAAACTGCTCATTGCCCCCCACGAAATAGGCGAAGAACGCATTCGGAATTTGCTCCATAGCCTGCCTAAAGGCTTGGCTGTCCGCTACTCTAGCCTGAGCGAAAAAGAATTGTCGGGCCAAGAAAAAATCTTAATCATAGATAATATCGGGATGCTTAGCAGTCTCTACCGTTACGCCAATTTGGCCTATGTAGGCGGTGGTTTTGGCAAGGGAATTCACAATACTTTGGAGCCCGCAGTTTATCAAATTCCCGTTTTCTTTGGACCAAATCACAAAAAGTTTGTAGAAGCAACTGATTTAATTAACTTAGGCCTTGCGCAAGCTATCCGCAGCCAAGAGGAATTGGCCACCGCTTTTAAAGGGCTCAATTACGAGCTGCTGGCCCAAAAAGCCGAGCAGTATATCGCGGCGCAAGCTGGCGCTAGTCAAAAAATTCTAGACTACCTTAAGCAATCAACAGAGTGA
- a CDS encoding DUF3352 domain-containing protein, which yields MKWSIKNMQAGLARLWWVNIYPFLYWFRLPLAASSLFLGLCIFTGVQLGWFRAPFSSLSPLAAVPSSSSVVIEIRDWENSQTRLESAQYAEALKAMGATEQWVAELSLWQKELTRLNMARHPFSKKQIFTAVQLNGAQALSYLHIAAQFPKELRPTQLAAQLQVPITDKHSYRGSQIYQLELAGGQRFSLCQYGSLLLFSQESALVEAGLEQLGSIRSSLSWEQDFLALQDNRSDSDLSFYINFQNLPLLANLLSGQSLPFVESLANDFSWQGFDCRFQDQHLVGSGQLYLAQKDPYWSYLLNAPTNENGQIAAYLPEQLAFALTVNISAFGDYYRQQKELDPDFSRYILPYLGRELAFFMQEPAQEEDLQPAYAVALALKNPLEAKEKLKKLEGEKGLLDSIQYQGAEIRRLAKNGLLAPLFGGEFAPLQTPYYLIADNYLILANSRRQLERWWEQYQNKKMLVHNPVFKGQVEQMKNRSSLYFLINTPNAALLFKKFLRKDWREAFDQRFLAFRSLYPLGLQLTAHKGHFLSTFSGATQALQEQAGAELLWRAALDSSLLMPPSLLQNPKTGAYFIAAQDKAKRLYLFNNAGELLWKKALGEQLLGPPQLVDYYSNGNYQLAANTKSKIYIWEEDGELLKDIPLVIRALNAVMSVDYGRGLRFFVSAADKNIYGFDKFGKPLEGWNPNSKMGALRFPLRYLEKGDNDYILGMSGAGQLYFMKRNGDRRMPTKSFKGYYLDNFYLDLEQERIVAGATNGQIEVCNLQGKKFGIPPPEKNMKGVQFAYADLLGDLRPDFMRLMGQKLYIHYYDTAQSLQAAPVYEYEAPQTDIFPIRLLAQEKAFLGSYSATKGQIYLIDAAGKLQKGFPIAADGPFVVADLFDDNNNVLLCSQGKELKAYKLR from the coding sequence GTGAAGTGGAGCATTAAGAATATGCAAGCAGGGCTAGCACGCCTTTGGTGGGTCAACATTTATCCGTTTTTATATTGGTTTCGGCTACCTTTGGCCGCAAGCAGCCTCTTTTTGGGCCTTTGCATTTTTACAGGTGTGCAGTTGGGCTGGTTTCGTGCACCTTTTTCTAGCCTTTCTCCCTTGGCCGCCGTCCCTTCAAGTAGCTCGGTCGTTATCGAAATTCGAGACTGGGAAAATAGCCAAACCCGCTTGGAATCGGCCCAATATGCCGAGGCGCTCAAAGCAATGGGCGCAACCGAACAATGGGTGGCGGAGCTATCGCTTTGGCAAAAAGAATTGACTCGGCTCAATATGGCCCGACATCCCTTCTCCAAAAAGCAAATTTTTACCGCCGTTCAGCTTAATGGAGCCCAAGCGCTTTCTTATCTACATATTGCGGCCCAATTTCCAAAAGAGCTGCGCCCCACTCAATTAGCAGCCCAACTACAAGTCCCTATTACAGATAAGCACAGCTATCGGGGAAGCCAAATTTATCAGCTGGAACTGGCCGGAGGGCAACGCTTTAGCCTTTGTCAATATGGTTCGCTATTATTATTTAGCCAGGAATCAGCCTTGGTAGAAGCGGGCTTGGAGCAACTGGGGAGCATTCGCTCTAGCCTAAGTTGGGAGCAAGATTTTCTGGCCCTACAAGATAACCGCAGCGATTCGGATCTCAGTTTTTATATCAATTTTCAGAATTTACCACTTTTGGCCAATTTGCTTTCTGGCCAAAGTCTCCCTTTTGTCGAAAGTCTAGCCAATGATTTTAGCTGGCAGGGCTTTGATTGCCGCTTTCAAGATCAACATCTAGTGGGCAGCGGTCAGCTGTATTTGGCCCAAAAAGATCCCTACTGGAGCTATTTGTTAAATGCGCCCACTAATGAAAATGGCCAAATCGCCGCCTATTTGCCCGAACAACTAGCCTTTGCCCTAACGGTCAATATCTCCGCTTTTGGCGATTACTACCGACAACAAAAAGAATTAGATCCTGATTTCTCTCGCTATATTTTGCCCTATCTGGGCCGAGAACTCGCCTTTTTCATGCAAGAACCCGCTCAAGAGGAAGATTTACAACCCGCTTATGCTGTGGCTCTGGCCTTAAAAAACCCTTTGGAAGCCAAAGAGAAACTTAAAAAGCTGGAAGGCGAAAAAGGCTTGTTGGATAGTATTCAATATCAGGGCGCAGAAATTAGAAGATTGGCCAAAAATGGCCTCTTGGCCCCCTTGTTCGGAGGTGAGTTTGCTCCCTTGCAAACGCCTTATTATCTGATTGCAGACAACTACCTAATTTTGGCCAATAGCCGCCGACAGCTAGAACGCTGGTGGGAGCAATACCAAAATAAAAAGATGCTGGTCCATAATCCCGTTTTTAAGGGCCAAGTAGAGCAGATGAAAAATCGCTCTAGCCTCTATTTCTTAATCAATACGCCTAATGCAGCCCTCTTATTCAAAAAGTTTTTGCGAAAAGATTGGCGAGAAGCCTTTGATCAACGCTTTTTAGCTTTTCGCTCTCTTTATCCCTTGGGCCTACAACTAACTGCCCATAAGGGGCATTTCCTCAGCACTTTTTCGGGCGCTACCCAAGCACTGCAAGAACAGGCTGGAGCCGAATTACTCTGGCGAGCTGCCTTAGATAGTAGTTTATTGATGCCACCCAGTCTTTTGCAAAATCCCAAAACAGGAGCCTATTTTATTGCAGCTCAGGATAAAGCCAAACGCCTATATCTCTTCAATAATGCGGGAGAATTGCTCTGGAAAAAAGCCCTGGGCGAGCAGTTATTAGGCCCTCCTCAATTGGTAGATTATTACAGCAACGGAAATTATCAATTGGCGGCCAACACCAAAAGTAAGATTTACATTTGGGAAGAAGATGGCGAACTGCTCAAGGATATTCCCTTGGTCATTCGGGCCCTAAATGCCGTGATGTCTGTAGACTATGGCCGAGGGTTACGCTTTTTTGTCTCTGCTGCCGATAAAAATATTTATGGCTTCGATAAATTTGGTAAACCCCTAGAAGGCTGGAACCCCAATAGCAAAATGGGCGCTTTGCGCTTCCCCCTACGCTATTTAGAAAAGGGCGATAATGATTATATTTTGGGCATGAGTGGGGCCGGCCAACTCTATTTTATGAAGCGCAATGGCGATCGAAGAATGCCCACTAAAAGCTTTAAAGGCTATTATCTCGATAATTTTTATTTGGACCTAGAGCAGGAACGCATTGTGGCGGGGGCTACCAACGGACAAATCGAAGTCTGTAACTTGCAAGGCAAGAAGTTTGGAATTCCACCCCCAGAAAAAAATATGAAGGGCGTTCAATTTGCTTATGCCGATCTTTTGGGCGACCTTCGCCCCGATTTTATGCGCCTGATGGGGCAGAAGTTGTACATTCATTATTATGATACGGCTCAAAGTCTGCAAGCGGCTCCTGTATATGAATATGAGGCACCACAAACAGACATTTTTCCGATTCGTTTGCTGGCCCAAGAAAAAGCATTTTTAGGTAGCTATTCGGCAACAAAGGGCCAGATTTATCTGATTGATGCTGCCGGAAAACTACAAAAGGGTTTTCCCATTGCTGCAGATGGTCCCTTTGTGGTGGCCGATCTTTTTGATGATAATAATAATGTCTTGCTCTGCAGCCAAGGCAAGGAGCTTAAGGCTTATAAGTTGCGTTAG
- the hpt gene encoding hypoxanthine phosphoribosyltransferase — translation MKAAGQNVKVWDKEFAPFISAQQIEERIEQLARKIEQRYAEAKAPLVILGILNGSFRFASDLVKALNMPLEISFVKLQSYSGTSSTGQVTEMIGLDLDLEGRDLLIVEDIVDSGRTLYHFLPSLKAKNCLSVGLCSLLVKPDAMQYELPIDFAGFAVPNDFLLGYGLDYDKRGRELNDIYKAID, via the coding sequence ATGAAAGCAGCAGGTCAAAATGTAAAGGTTTGGGACAAAGAATTTGCGCCCTTTATTTCTGCCCAGCAGATTGAGGAACGGATTGAGCAATTGGCGCGCAAAATTGAGCAGCGCTATGCCGAGGCCAAAGCGCCCTTGGTCATCTTGGGCATTTTGAATGGTTCTTTTCGCTTTGCCTCCGATTTGGTCAAGGCCTTGAATATGCCCCTGGAAATTAGTTTTGTGAAACTGCAATCTTATTCGGGCACTAGCTCGACGGGGCAGGTAACCGAAATGATTGGTTTGGACCTCGATTTGGAGGGGCGCGACTTGTTAATTGTAGAAGATATTGTTGATTCGGGGCGCACGCTTTACCATTTTTTGCCTAGTCTAAAGGCCAAAAACTGTTTATCGGTGGGGCTTTGCAGCCTATTGGTCAAGCCCGATGCCATGCAATATGAATTGCCGATTGACTTTGCGGGTTTTGCTGTGCCCAACGACTTTTTGCTCGGTTACGGTTTGGATTATGACAAGCGTGGCCGAGAATTAAATGATATTTATAAGGCGATAGATTAA
- the trmD gene encoding tRNA (guanosine(37)-N1)-methyltransferase TrmD, translating into MRIDILSAQPQLMESPFAHSIMKRAQEKGLLEVVLHDLHDFSTDEKYRRIDDYQFGGGAGMVLAIEPIHRAIEHLRAERDYEHIIYMTPDGQTLNQKTCNRLSLAGNLIIICGHYKGIDERVREHFVTMEISVGDYVLSGGELPACILVDAIGRLLPGVLGDESSALLDSFQDGILAPPVYTRPADYNGWKVPDILLSGHERNINAWRDEQALLRTQQRRPDLLEE; encoded by the coding sequence ATGAGAATTGATATCCTTTCTGCGCAGCCTCAATTGATGGAGAGCCCTTTTGCGCATTCTATTATGAAACGGGCCCAAGAAAAGGGGCTTTTAGAGGTCGTTTTGCATGATTTGCACGACTTTTCTACCGATGAAAAATATCGCCGAATTGACGACTATCAATTTGGTGGTGGTGCGGGGATGGTTTTAGCCATTGAGCCCATTCATCGAGCCATTGAGCATTTGCGGGCCGAGCGGGATTATGAGCATATTATTTATATGACGCCCGATGGGCAAACTTTGAATCAAAAAACCTGCAATCGCTTGTCTTTAGCGGGAAATTTGATCATCATTTGTGGCCATTACAAGGGCATTGATGAGCGAGTGCGCGAGCATTTTGTGACTATGGAAATCTCTGTGGGGGATTATGTGCTTTCGGGCGGAGAATTGCCGGCTTGTATCTTGGTGGATGCCATTGGGCGCTTGTTGCCAGGCGTTTTGGGCGATGAATCTTCGGCTCTTTTGGATTCTTTTCAGGATGGCATTTTGGCGCCTCCTGTCTATACTCGTCCAGCCGATTATAATGGCTGGAAAGTACCTGATATTTTGCTGTCTGGCCATGAGCGAAATATCAATGCTTGGCGAGATGAGCAGGCCTTGTTGCGGACGCAGCAGCGTCGGCCCGATTTATTGGAGGAATAG
- a CDS encoding tetratricopeptide repeat protein, with the protein MKFLLSLLFVSSTVLVFGQSRLSTPMEIMAFMEASPTQYRIDQLYGPPPKRERPVLANGNYVEIKDNREYLRDYAALETEAHKAIKAEALALANRERPKYKKIRKLYQQILDDIPQHAQILSYMGDSYYRQKNWEKALLYFDQALAANPIDYVAQRLKAEVFLLQKDTTKAAQAIAKAHLLNRNNKLLLLRLKEIWALNGQTYESAWGFDPKCYLEREADTVSIVADGVWLTYGMYKAVWSYEPDYQYIKSRQEVSDFLFHAELEGTLGTFLTYSALPEKGRRIEPALEAFAQALDADLLEEYVFYEVLLVDHPALAAHLTDEFAARLLTYLQAIRSQDFGRD; encoded by the coding sequence ATGAAGTTTTTACTCAGTTTATTATTTGTCAGCTCGACTGTCCTCGTTTTTGGGCAGTCGAGGCTGTCTACGCCCATGGAGATCATGGCGTTTATGGAGGCATCGCCCACCCAATACCGCATCGATCAATTGTATGGACCGCCGCCCAAGCGGGAGCGGCCTGTTTTGGCCAATGGCAATTATGTGGAAATTAAGGACAATCGAGAATATTTGCGGGATTATGCGGCTTTAGAAACAGAGGCGCATAAGGCCATCAAGGCCGAAGCTTTGGCCTTGGCCAATCGGGAGCGGCCCAAGTATAAAAAGATTCGCAAGTTGTATCAGCAAATCTTGGATGATATTCCGCAGCATGCGCAGATTTTGTCTTATATGGGCGACAGCTATTATCGACAAAAAAACTGGGAGAAAGCCCTTTTATATTTTGACCAAGCTTTGGCGGCCAATCCTATTGATTATGTGGCCCAGCGCCTAAAAGCAGAGGTTTTTTTATTGCAAAAAGACACGACAAAGGCAGCCCAAGCAATTGCCAAGGCCCATCTATTGAATCGGAACAATAAGCTATTGTTGCTTCGCTTGAAAGAAATTTGGGCCTTAAATGGCCAAACTTATGAATCAGCCTGGGGCTTTGATCCCAAATGTTATTTAGAGCGAGAGGCCGATACCGTCAGCATTGTAGCCGATGGGGTTTGGTTGACGTATGGGATGTACAAGGCCGTTTGGTCCTATGAGCCCGACTATCAGTACATCAAGTCGAGACAAGAGGTCTCTGATTTTCTCTTTCATGCTGAGTTGGAAGGGACCTTGGGTACCTTTTTGACCTATAGCGCCCTGCCCGAAAAGGGCCGAAGAATTGAGCCTGCACTAGAGGCTTTTGCCCAAGCCCTAGATGCCGATTTATTAGAAGAATACGTCTTTTATGAGGTTCTTTTGGTCGATCATCCCGCTTTGGCTGCCCACCTAACTGATGAGTTTGCTGCTCGGCTCTTAACCTACCTACAAGCGATTAGGAGTCAGGACTTTGGACGAGATTAA
- a CDS encoding TVP38/TMEM64 family protein, whose protein sequence is MAAKPLSIDLQAIWRKYIWPYRSFYLLGGFIILGLIVLFATPLGLYLRDIEQLRQDIQTFGPWGAVIYVAVFLLASLLGLPGSAFMLLAMLLYGSLEGAALTYFAAWLSTLATFYWAKLLGGKNAPEAKGWLKKYVEKVERRPYWSLIVIRTFMQLSPFVGYSLAFSQMKPKDYIWGNALALLIPISYMALAYAIFEAGYFS, encoded by the coding sequence ATGGCAGCAAAACCTTTATCTATTGATTTACAGGCGATTTGGCGCAAGTACATCTGGCCTTATCGTTCTTTTTATTTGCTCGGGGGCTTCATTATTTTGGGCCTTATCGTTCTTTTTGCCACTCCTTTGGGCCTTTATCTTCGAGATATAGAGCAGCTTCGGCAAGATATACAGACTTTTGGTCCTTGGGGGGCTGTAATTTATGTGGCTGTTTTTCTTCTGGCCAGTTTGTTGGGCCTGCCGGGCTCTGCTTTTATGTTGTTGGCCATGCTTTTATATGGTAGTTTAGAGGGGGCGGCCCTGACCTATTTTGCCGCTTGGTTATCGACTTTGGCTACTTTTTATTGGGCCAAATTATTGGGTGGAAAAAATGCGCCAGAGGCCAAGGGCTGGCTCAAAAAATATGTAGAAAAGGTAGAGCGTCGCCCTTATTGGAGCCTAATTGTGATTCGGACTTTCATGCAGTTGTCGCCTTTTGTGGGTTATAGCTTGGCCTTTAGCCAAATGAAACCCAAAGACTATATTTGGGGTAATGCTTTGGCACTTTTGATCCCCATTAGCTATATGGCTTTGGCCTATGCTATCTTTGAGGCTGGTTACTTCTCCTAA